Below is a genomic region from Sorghum bicolor cultivar BTx623 chromosome 9, Sorghum_bicolor_NCBIv3, whole genome shotgun sequence.
CTTTGATCATAAGTTTTGTATGCCTTGTATGTGGCACTCAAGTCTGCTCGCCACCCTTTGTAGCGTTTCTCTGCAATCTTCCATATCCTAGCGTTCTGTTCATCGTTGTCCTTAATGTTCCACCTAATCTGTTGAAAAAGGTTACCCAAAAATTGTCAAGTAATAAGGTATTACAAAGAACTAATTTATCAAATGCGTGAGCAAGACTATAACGTACCAATATTGCGTGTGCTATTTTATCTTTAACAATTTTGTTTACATCTCTCCACCTTTTAACTCCAATTAGTGGagtcatttttcttgtaaacgaaACTATTTCATCCACAAACAAGCGATGATTTTCTCCTATAGGAGCGCCATTCGTGGAAGAGAATTCTATATTAAGTTTCTCAGTGGCAAGTTTACACCTCTTAGCTTGGACTGATAAACCTTTCAAGGTTCCACGCCCATTCTTTCTTTTGTCGCCAACTCCTACCGAAAAAAGTGTTTACAAAATGTAACGTATGTTAACATTGGAAAACAGCATTTTTATGTTCTAGTAATGTATGAACACTCTGAAATATTGCATACCTTTCTTAGAGGCGTTTGGCCTACGCGCATGAGCTGGAAACTGCATTGGTGTTGCGCTATTGTCAccacttccatcttcttcaatgGTTTCATCATCTATATATGCATCTGTACATACAAGAAAAGTGGAAGTACACAGTTACAATGGAGTTGgaaatataataatatattaatGCTTACAGTAATGGCAAGATAAAATAAAATCAGATTACATATATCTTGAAGAAGCCCTTCCCTCCTCAACCATTCTTTATATGTTGCAACAGTATTCAACCGGGTGTCATCCTTAAATTCTGCGAGATGCATATATAGAtgttatatatagagagagagatagagacagTGTAAGTTTTAGATTAGTACTAAAAAACATTGAGATGTATTTTTGTAGTACATTAGTACCTGGGTTTTCTTTATCCTGTGGTAGCTTTTCGAGCCACAGCTTGTACGCATCAATGTCTTCATCCTCAACTTCCTCAAGCGTAGTACGTTGCTTAATGGGTGTGATATTATATCTTGATTCCTGATCTATCTCAGTTGTTGAAATTCCTAGCCTAATTATCTTCTCTTTTGTACACTCTTCTATCATTGTCAGTGCATCTTCTTCGTAATCTATACGGTGGAGCATAGCTGAATTGTTGTCATATCGCTTCATATAGTACATGAAATCCCTCGCAGAATAACCACACTTAAGTTTGTACTTTAAGAAGTTGGCAAAGTTAATTTTATGATGCTCAATGTCCACTAAGGCACGTTTGTCATCCATGGGTCCCCCGCTGAATTGAATAACTAATCTCCATCTACTCAAAATATTTTAACATAGGTTACATTTTAATAAGTTCCGTCTTCTCATGTGTTTTCCTACAAAATATTTTAACTTCATTCAACATAGGTTACATTTTAAAGTCTATACAACACTTGCAAGTGATCTGGTTCTTTTCTAAAAAATTATAGGAAAATACAATGATAGCATGGCATTGTTTGGATCAGGAAATAGTTATAATAGGATAGAAACAAGTGTTAATTTAAAGAAAATATTAATGACTATTTCAGAATGATATGGAGTCCCCattgtaatttttttctatCTGTTGGTAAAGGAACACTTGATGTACATAATATTGACATTTTGCATTATTAAATGTATGCATACTGATGTGTGTAAAATTGAATTCCCAGGCAAGAGCAACATATAAGTCTGTCACCAAACTTCTAAGATAGGAACTATAATTATCAAACAAAATTAAAAACCCTATGCAGCGTGTGATAGGGACACAATTCTTTTTAAACAGAGTTCAATTAATCAATTAATTGAAGAACCAATAAATTAATAGAATTTCTGCAACCACCACATTAACTGCGTCATACCTGGTTTGGTGATCTTCTTGCTTCTTTGCTGTAGGTTGTCGATGATGAGGTGTGTGTATGACACCTCCAGGGCCAGACGGCGGAGGTGGCGAGCTCACACAGGGAGGCAATGAGAATCTCTTGGACGGAGGAGATGTGGACCTCCTGGTAGATGGCCTACGCTTAGGAGACGGCTCCTGCGTCCTCCTGGTACACGCAGGAGATGGCGACCTCCTGGTCAGCGGCCTCATTGCAGGCGGTGAAGAAGATGGCGATGGCGACCTAATGGTACGCGGCCTCCTTGGAggctgtggagaagatggcgatgGCGACTTCCTGGTACGCGGCCTTGTTGGAGGCGACGGCGGCGGGGGCCGACTCCCGGTAGTAGCCACTGACGGCGCTCGGGCGGTCTTCTCCATGGCGTCTCGGAGTGCCCGAGTGGAGAAGATGCGATGGGGAAGAACCGCTAGGCTCGGGCGGCGGCTCGTCTGGTGGCGTGATCTAGATTAGGATACAAATATCATTAGGAAGGGAGATTAATTAGGGCCGAATGTTGTTTTTTCGCGGGTGGAAGAGCGCGCACGATGAAAATTTCGCGGGTTTGggtattttttaattttttgttttttgcgaTTGAGTTTTTAGCAGCCGTGATGGTATAGAAAATTACTTGATGGTATTCAATAATTAATACTTGATATTAAATAATTTAATATAAAATATAGGAAATTGTAAATAGGTTTTTCTTCACATATAGTTAGCTTTTTTACATATCATAGTGCTAATTTTTTGGTTCTATATTACTCtattttatattatttaaaACGTAGTCCCTTTGTTCCTTTTTAAATGTAACTTTTTTGTTTATGTGCCACAACTTTGACTAGATTTGTACAAAATGGTCAAAGCGGCTTGTTAATGGCTTCGTTTGGATGAgtactaaggccagtctcaatgcatagtttgatGACACAGTACTACCTACCACTTACCACTACTACCTACCACTAGCACTACTACCGCTACTACCACTACTACCTACCACTACCACACACTACTATCAGTACTaccgctactactactactacttagTATTAGTAGTAGTAGAACCACCACCTACCACTAGAGGGTGAGAATGAAGTAATGTTGTTTCAATGCGACTGGTTTGATGTCCCTGTTCATGCAAGTAAGAGCAAATCTAGAGGGTACAATATGGAAGAAGAGTAGTAGTAAGAGCAAATCCAAGTTGTGCCTAATATGGAAGAAGAGTAGTAATGTAGTTGTAGTTGTATTACTAGGTCgtattagtagtagtagtaaaaaATGTATAAATGTAATAGTTTGAAAATAAGCGTAAGTATGTGTAATATAGTATACAAAAAATAAGTAGAAAGAAATTATTTGTAATTTGGAATTGGTACTGGTTAAATGGTCATTTatgaaaagaataaaaaaaggaACAAAAAATTGTGGACTTAATTAAAAAAATCTATGATGTAAATGGGCCAGCCCAGTTCGATGTGGAGGGAGCTAGGCGGACGCACCCGTGACCTACTTCTGACGGCTTGACCTCCCCGTGACGCCATCCCGTGACCCCATCCACTTCCCATTCCCCTTCCCCATTTCAAAGAGGCAACAGAGAGGCAGAGGCAAAGGGGGTGAGGTGGAGTGAGCAAGGCGGACGCAGGATCCTCTGGATCCGATTCCCCACACCCGAGAGACGGTGGAGACGGCGGAGGTGGCGGGGACGACGATGGCGGAAGCGACCAAGAAGGctgagatgaagaagaaggcggaGCTCGTGAAGATGGCGGACGGGTCGGAGACGACGAAGGTGGCGGCAGTCTCGGCGAGCATGTCACCCGGGAAGCGCGGCCACAACGCGCGTACTCAAGCGCGTAACTCCCGCGGCCAGTCCGCACGCATCGCGTACCTCGTGGACTCCGACGACTCCGGCCACCATGTGGATCCGCCAAAGGAGCGCACCAGGCAGGCTTCTAGGGTTGGAAAGATGAAGGCGGCGGCCACAAGCACGAAGGGAGCCAAAGGAGCATCGTCCAGTGCACCGAAGAAGAGGGTTTCGGTTTCCCCCAAACCGATGTCCAAGGTAATATCgattccccctttttggtgttaCTGTCAATGTAGAAGTAGTCGATTCCCCAAACAATGTAGAAAGCATCATTGTAATTTAAAATAGCAAATATTCTCTGACGATCCATATAGCAAAAATATAATAATGTGATAGCTCTTGTCTGGGAAATATGCAATGTGACCACCGTGTGATATAATAACATGTATTGCCATTATGATTCACTAATAGGAAATTGACATAATACTAATTGTTTGCCACCGTGTGATATGTATAGTATCAAATAAATTTGATTAGGTATATAAGAAATGATATTTGCTTGTTATATAATTGACTAATTCTTATAATTTCCCAATATTGTTGTCCACAATAAAATAGGAAATTTAATAGCAAGAATTTAGTACAGTTCAACAGAGAAACAATTCACGTCATGCTTGTTAAATACTTTGCCAAATCTATCATGTAGTTTTCTGAGTGGCATGCTTGTTAAATTTTAGTCCAGCAGAGAAGTTGTATGAGACAGACAAATACCATTAGAGCACCCATCATGTTTATTTGCTAATCAGGTTCTTCAAACAGTTGATTAGGGACTGAAGCACTCCTGAACTTAATCTGGTGTGTTTATTATTCATTTTTGTCATTTGATACTTGATAAGATACTATTGGTACTCACCCAAGCCAAATTCACATATTGCTGTGTAATCTCAGATAACTTCAATGTCATAAGGCACCACACTTAGCAAATCAAAGCAAAAAACTGTGTCCAGTAATGCTAGCTTGGTTGACAGAAAATCAAAGCAAGTATTTAGTCATGATTCTGTTATTCATCAATGTGttaacaatttttttttgtatttgaaAGAGTATGTTGTCAGCAGCGAAGAGGAGGAGCATTCTGAGACCTATGACACTGAAGACCCTTCTGATGTTTCTGGACGTTCGGGACTACGTGCTGCAATTGATTCTGCTAAGGAGGATATGATTATCTCGATCGACTACTATGCTGACAAGTATGTGGCCAGGGCTAAGCGCTATGCCAATAACGCTATGGAGGCGCTGTACCAGGATGTGGAGAAGAAGTACTAGCCGAAGAACTGAACTGCACGATGGTGTTGGGAGTAATCTTTTGGTGTCTTGTTGGTAGTGTAGCTTCTATGTTAACCTGAACTTGTGTGTTCAGTTTCCTAAGTATGTGTATTTACCTAGCTGTAGTGCATGCTGATGGTGAACCTATGCTCCACTGAATGTCTGTTTAATTAACTAAGTGTAGAGCATGCTGAGATGCTGTTAGCTATCTAGATGGATGGAAGAACTGTTCTAGACTTGTGAACCACTATATTTGGCAACTTAATGTTCTGTGAACTATTTGTGCTATGAATGGTCATGTGAAATAGTTGGTTCTATCAAATATTGGTAAAATATTTATTTCTGTAAAATATCTGTGCCTAAACAATGTCTATTCCAGATTACAAAGTTAAGTATGTTTAGAAATCTGCCACTAATAAACCATGTCTATTGAAGTTGCAGATTTAGTTCAGATATTAGTTTTTGATAAATGAAAAATGCAATGTACTGGATTAATTTGATTTTCTAGATAACTTCTGAATTACATAAGCTTTCCAATATGTCTTGCTGCAAGTCATTTGAACTTATGAACCTCTAGTTATGATTTTTTAACATGACTACTTGCTATGAATCTTCTCTCAAAACACTTAAGCGAAAAAATCATCATCAGCTTCGTCATTTGTGGCAAGGACAGGTGCGACAACACCAtcgtcaacataagcatcatcatcatcttcgccCTCATCACTGATGTCTTCTTCATTTGGTTCTGGTACAGATTGAGCAATTGCTTTCTCAATAACAGAAGCATCAAGTGCTTCCCCTTCCATGTCTGTTCGTCGCCAATTCACTAGGTCCCCCTGGTTGTTCCTAATAGTCATGTGCTCCACCCCAACAAGCAATGAGTCAACATCAATTTCTGTTTCCTCTTCAACACTAGCTGATTCCGGCATGGAGAAAAGGTTTCTTGGTTTGATTCGAACTATGCTAGACCAATTTGTTTTTTTGCATGTTTGACATAAAACACTTGCTCTGCTTGTGTCGCTAGAATGTAGGGATCATCTGAATATCTGAAACATGTAGTATCAATATCTATAATTCCAAATTGATCTTTGTTGTACCCTTTACTTTTGCTCGTTGTTGAAGCAGGGACATCAAACCAATCACACTGAAACATCATTACTTCCTTTCCACCATCGAATTGTAGAGAGATAATTTTCTTAATAACTCCATACCAGTCCATATTACCCGTACCTTCATCACCCTTCACAAGGACACCACAGTTCTGTGTGATCAAGCTCGTCTCGGCCGACAACGTCCGGAATAGGAAGCCATTGATGAAACATCTATTGAATACATGAACACGATAATCTGGTCCTTGAGATAGGTTGTACATCAACTCACTTGATTTTCCTTGGTCATATTCTTGTTTTGTCTGTGATTTATCCGTTTAACAAAAATAATGAGATGCTTTCAACGTGCAACATAATAAATTGAAAACAAATATGGCGACTCACTTTGTCCTCAAACCAAGCAACAAATTGTTGCTTGTGTCTTCTCTCCACATTATGCGGATTATATTTCTTTAGTAAAGCCTTATGAACACTGTAGTGGGTATACCAAACAAAATGCAAAGAATTAGGGTAGGATATCATGTACACAAAAATAGCATAAAAATAGCATGTTCAATTGTTACATTTAACTCACTCAGGCAAAGAGCACACTCATCAGTATTTGTCAGTATGTAGTGCCTTATTTTCAGCATCTCAGAGTCATCCAAGACCTCTAAACTGTAGCCTTTCCTACTGTAGTCACGATCAGCAAAAACACTCAAACCAGATGGTGGTTCAGGCACTGCACCACCTTCATGACGCTCTGGGCGAGTTGGCATGtctttgaagaacaatgaacaaAATGTCATGCACTCTTCTGTGACATATCCCTCCGCTATTGAACCTTCAGGATGTGCTTTATTCCTCACATAACCTTTTACCGTGCGCAGATATCTCTCAATGGGATACATCCACCTATAGCATACAGGTCCACCAAGtaaagcctcttcagctagatgAACTGGCAAATGTACCATGATGTCAAAAAAAGTAGGTGGGAATATCATCTCAAGCCGACAGAGAGTCTCCCTAATCGAAACACTCATGTTAGCAAGCTCCTTTTCATCCAGCTCCTTTGAACAAAGCGAACTGAAGAACCTACTCAAGTCAACCAATGCGACAACAACTTCTTGGGGCAGAATGTTGCGCAGTACTAATGGTAAAAGTTTCTGAAATATAATATGATAATCATGAGTTTTCAAACCAGACAACTGACACCGATTTTCATCCACAAATCTTCGGATATTGGACGCGTATCCATCAGGCAGCTTAACTTCATGTAGAAATTTGCATAaaagtttcttgtcatctttttGTAATTTGTACAAAGCAGGTGGTAAGGTGAACTTACCATTCTCATGCACTGGAAGCTGATCTGTCCTTATACCGAGATGTTGCATGTCAAGCCGAGCTTCCTCATTATCCTTACTTTTAGCTTCTATGTCTAGCAAGGTGCCAAATATGCTCTCACATATATTTTTCTCGATGTGCATCACATCCAAGTTGTGCCTAATAAGCAAATTTTTCCAGTAAGGAAGCTCAAATAAAATactcttcttcctccagttgtgcCATCTCTTTTCTTCGTCACGCTGCTTCCTTTTTCTTGATTCAGGGTCGAATTTGACTTTCTCAAAACTAGCATAGTGTTGCAACACTTGTTCTCCAGTCAGAGGTTGTGGAGCCTCCCTATGTTCTGTCTTGTTGTTAAAACTGACCTTGTTTCTGCGCCACTTGTGGTTCAAAGGCAAAAAGCGACGATGCCCCATGTAGCAGTGCTTCCTCGCATGCTTCAACCATAAGTAGTCTGTTTCCGTATTACAGTATGGACATGCAAACTTGCCTTTCGTACTCCATCCAGAAAGCATCGCATATGCTGGAAAGTCATTGATTGTCCATAGTAGAATCGCATGCGAATCAAAATCCTTCCTCTCCTTTGCATCCCAGGCTTTGACACCCTCTTCCCAGAGAACTTTGAGCTCATCAATTAGAGGCTGCAAGTACACATCAATGCTAACACCAGGCGATCTCGCTCCAGGTATCATCATCGACAACATCCAGTACGACTGTTTCAAACACAACCATGGTGGAAGACTGTAAGGAATTAAAATCACGGGCCAACAACTGTAGGACACATTCAACATACCAAATGGATTGAATCCATCAGATGCTAGACCAATCCTGACATTACGAGGATCCTCTGCAAACCATTCATATGTTGCATCCACATGTTTCCATGCTTTGGAGTCCGCAGGATGTCGCATTTTTCCATCAACCACCAATTCTTCCTTATGCCAACGCATATATGATACTCTATCCTCTGACATATATATCCTTCGGAGTCATGGAATAAGTGGGAAGTACCGTAGCAATTTACGTGGGACGCGCTTTTTTGAGTCACAACTACTGCCAACATCCGGTACCTCTTTAGACTGCTTCCACCTTGTCTCACCACATTTTGGGCAATTATCCAGACCCTCATATTCTTTCCCTCTAAATAACACACAGTCATTATAGCAAGCATCTATCTTTTCATAATTTAGACCAAGATCTCTAACAACCTTTTTGATCTTATCCATACTATCTGGGAGGCAGTGTCCTTtaggaagaacaagcaagaatagCCCAAGGATGTACTCCATGCAAGCATTACTACAACCAAACATGCACTTCATCTGAAACATTTTGCAAATGAAAGACACCTGGGTAGCTTCTGTGCACCCTGGAAACAACTCCTTCCTGGCCTCTTCCAGCAATTTAAAAAACTTCTTCGCCATCTCATTTGGCTGTTCCTCATCGATTTCTCCGCGTATACTACCCCTAATCAACGAATGTACCAATTCTGTGGTAGCAGCCCTATCATcaacaacatcatcatcatcatcaatagCTAAACCATCACATATACTTTCCTGCTCTCGGATGAAGCCTTCATCAAAACCTTTCCGAAGCAAATGATTCTGAACATCCGACCGTTTCCGAAATGTCATGGAACGACATACTGCACATGGACATGGTGCTGTTCCTCCTTTAGAGCTGCCTCCAAAGGTGCTATCAAGATAATCCGTTAATCCTTGTTGCCACTCTGCAGATGCCTTATCCAGCCGCATCCAATTTCTACCTTGCTGTGACATTGATTGCAACACCTGAAATTTTAACAGATCAGTTCATAGACACTATAGCAGTACTACAAATAATTTCATCatccaaaaaataataaaaccagTGAATGAGTGACCCAAATTGTATCACAAATATGACAACGGAAATTTATTTACTAACTCATATATAGAATTGGCACCGGACAATCAAACATCTAAATTGTAGAAAGTACCATGACAAAAATACCAGTGCATGACTAATGAACTAGTACTAATACGGAGAAAGAAGCAGGAGGACCATGGATCGGCAACGGAAACTAATATGGAGAAAGAAGCAGGAGGACCACGGATCGGCAACAGGGGGACGACCGATCTGCATGCAGGAACATAATCGATTGGCAATACGAGGATGCAGGATGATGTCATCCCTAACCTTGATCACGGCACGGCAGGAGGAAGCAGCGAGGATGCCGCATGCACGACATAGATGGGCAGCAAGAGGCGCCTCGGGTCAGGACGATCCACGAGCAGGGTTCGTGTCTCCTGGTGTCGGCGACGCTTCTATGGAAGGAACGCTGCCCCTGGTGTCGGCGATGCTTCTACGGAAAGAAAAAAAACGCCGTCTCCCACACGTATACGACATACAACGATCAGGTCAAAACATATCTACGTAATGACATCAACCATGATTATATAATCGTAttaaacaataaaaataaataatatactaGTCCATACACCAAAGTATAGTTAGCCTAGTGGTTAGTCCCTAAACTAGCCACTCCAAAGGTTGCAGGTTCGACACCTCTTCTActcatgtttttttttaatttttaaacAAAATAACAACTCACTAATTTAATCTGTTGTTTTCCTTAAAATTTTAAAACAAAGTTATTATGTCGCTACAATATGTTATTTCTtactttttaaaaataaatatttaaaaaCTCACTTATTATTACACGTGtagtttttaaaaaattaaaaattcaGTTCATACATAGTCATGATGTTATTTTCACGTTACTAAATATTCTTTCTAAAATAATTAACTTACATGTTATTAAAAATTCATAGTTAAAAGACGTTATTTGTTACTTTTTTTAAAACAATAATTAATTATTACACgtcttttttaaaataaaatttcatTTCATACGTAGTCATGATGTTATTTTTACGTTATTAAATATTCTTTCAAAAAGAATTAACTTACACGATATTAAATATTCTTTCAAAATATTAGCTTACACGTCCTTCATCGAGAATCCTACGTGACATTGCATCAAACACAAAACCGTTGCAATACTACTTCCTAATTGCATCTATATTCTAAACCGATGCAATACCACCTACATATTGCAACAACAAATCAATACTAACGCAACCGAATGTGTTTGATGCAGTAACCTACACCTATTGCAGCCATTCAAGAAATGATGCAATAGATCATGCGTATTGCATTAGTTCTCAACATCGGATGCAATAGCTGCCACCTGTTGCATCAGATTTGTGTTTGATGCAAGTTGACGTGATGCAATAGGGTCAAAATCTAGTAgtgactcttttgagtactttaatctatgggACGCTattggttgttgacggtccttaagtactaaatttaaccatcaaataaacatggaaaaggatcaatatgcaccaaacatctagaattagggttttatctgacagaattccacgagctttggtgtttatctatttctgcagggggttatcagaaaatatggagagaaggcacacatgtcatgtttacaacgagataattacgtgccgtgcaattttcctcaatctagaagagtccagaagccacgggaacgaatgggagaccggataggctcgggggtagggcgcccgccctccccccttgggcgcccgcccaagtctcggggccaatccgaaccaaactcttggatcgtgctccaccgacctaaaggatcaaggaaaaccgtgcgatcaatgtcggtttgatccgacggcccaaattcacttgaaaggactatataaccaaggcctcttcaCCTCTAGAGGAGATAagagaaaaggagaaatcattatcagaggtagccatcaaagttagggtttagagcttctcttccacaaagaattagaattagctactccctaatccttcaagtttagaggattgattagatagcaattagataagtagagcactacgctatggatttggatcttcgttaataaacattggtattattcatatctttatctaatactttgttctaattgcattatgcctctatttattatgttcttagtttgctctagttctatatttgatatagttatgattgataatgagtttatgtataagtttgcaaagcgcttagctcttgacgcgcgggagttaagtggtagatcacctgtgggcatggtgcttagatgttatttacctgcaaatgtatgcTATTGGccaggttgtgtggtagttcgtgatagtgacagcttcgttgattcttatatagtccaccctccgttgataggacaggcagaatttgtattgcggagtgagtcttgcgatgctctgatttacttagcaatgttccttatacatgaatgaagtgtcttttatgctatatatgatcttgtagataactagtgtagattgtgacttagtagatagtagataaattagaatccattctctagctaatccgacgtcaccttacatatatgaggagtagtctattttctaatcgctgtgttatttacccatgagcttatatttcattatctttattattatggcttaccccctgccaaagtaagtgactgtgtgacgagtttctcattagtaatcatgttattgcaagtttatctctagtctatgccttgatagattttatttatctccaccgttctcttaagcaaaattataaataacgatacctggaatatttacctggtgaaatgctacaatgaggtgttttatctgtgtgcttgcagataaaatagattattttctagagagcctttacatttataaatacctttgtacactctggcaccatgttggcgatgacaacctagtatctaagtggtgttagctagtgtcaacaagcatttctggcgccgttgctagggagcaaaagggtaacacataggaacggtaaggaaagtcaggaagtcagtcaaggttattcacataaaatattagactagactatggagaaataattgcataaaacagctactaagtgagaaatcataacaaggcacctctgctttggcaggttcaccttgttgtttttctatgtttatatttttatacatggtatatcaggattgactttgggtacattcaactcttcatcatcagaaccaaagcaatcaagaaaggaagaagaagctagctacaaattgctgaagctacggcacagaagaccctgcaagaattctctgccccaagtgttgagaacattccaactggtccaatatttgcagtagaagaaggagtacccgagtttgagctcaagtcaagcctcatcaatttggtgcaagctacacaattcagtggaaaggcacatgaagatgctagtgcacacttgcagaatttcttagagattggaagcacaatccacatcaacggagtcgacaaagacgtcatactgcttcgcctctttccattctcactagaaggaaaagcgaggaagtggttctacactcatcaagataacatcaacaactggacgaacttgtcagatgcctttctatcaaagtttttccctataggcaaaacaactgccttaagaggaaatattgttagtttccaacagcagaagacagaaaccattttagaagcatgggatcattttcaaggatacatatcagattgtcctcaccatggaatggccacatggttacttatgcagaccttctaccatggattaacccagaaggctcgtgagtgcctagatgcatctgctaaaggatcattcttggagcttacaactggaaaagcaaagatacttttggataagatagcagaaaaccaaagctggttccaagatgaagctcaacaatgtcatcaaactgaagaaataccagaagaagtaaatgcattatcaaccaagatggaaaatttactcactggattgaccagagggccaagttcaaagaagatcaaagggccattgagacagcatacaaatatcaacctacttcaagtcaacccaatagcaaaggtatgaattcaggtaatactttcaagcaactttcattaaaagagataattgctcaacaaaccaaaactaataaTGAAGTTAaccaaaggctagatacaaatgaatcatctctaaaagatatacacaataaaatggattttctattaacttc
It encodes:
- the LOC110430002 gene encoding uncharacterized protein LOC110430002 codes for the protein MAEATKKAEMKKKAELVKMADGSETTKVAAVSASMSPGKRGHNARTQARNSRGQSARIAYLVDSDDSGHHVDPPKERTRQASRVGKMKAAATSTKGAKGASSSAPKKRVSVSPKPMSKSMLSAAKRRSILRPMTLKTLLMFLDVRDYVLQLILLRRI